DNA sequence from the Prosthecobacter sp. SYSU 5D2 genome:
ACATTGCTCAGATGGAGCAAGCTGAAGGATTTCATGTTTGATGTCTGCCAAGTTCATGGTTAGGCGATTTTTGGCCCGTGCAGTTTCATTTACCCCGCCGAAGCAGCCCGTCCCTCTACCAGATTTCTCCCGGAAGAAAGCATGTCCACGAGCCACTGGCGGATGGCTTTAAAGCCGCGCATCAGGGTGCTGTCCATGACCTCCTGGCAACCGAACCTGGCGGCGATGGTCTCTTCCAGGCGGCGGTAACGGGGTAGCAGGATGAGGGCACTGCGGGGCCGGGTGCCGGTCTGTCCGCGATGCGCCACGCTGGGGTGCAGCAGACCCCGGCACATCACCATGCCCTGGCCGGCGACGGCCACCTTTTTCTCCGGCATCACCAGGAAGGGCCGGAAGGCAAAGTGAGTGACACCAGCAGGATCCTGCGTCAGCCGACCCATCGTGCGCACAGGAATGCCATCGGTGCGGCGGGCCAGAAAGCCTTTCACACCGCCATCCAGATCTTCTTTTAGCGCCCGCTTGTTCAGCAAAAAGTCGCGCCCCATCAGGGTCCCAAAAAGGGTGAGGCGGAAAGACCACCCTGCCAAAAACAGCCCGATGAGCAGGATGATCGAGCACAGGACCAGCGCCGGAATGGGGCTGTAAGGAATGAGTGCCGCCGCACCGGTCACCAGGGTCAGGAGGCCCAGCTTGGCCAGCTTCAGGCTGGCATCCACAATGCCGAAGGGCGAAAGGGCAATCAGCACATTGATAGCATGCGAGCTCAGCCAGACGACCGTGAAGGCAAACATGGCCAGCGGCACCGTCAGCCAGGGCGTGTGCAGCGTGGCATCCAGGATGCCCGCCACCGGAAGCATGGCCAGACCGGAATCCGCCATGCCCGCCATGGCCTGCAGCTGGATGCGCTCCACCGTGGACATGGCCACAGCCACCAGGGGCACAAAAGCAGTGCTCGCCACCAGGGCGCTGGCCTTGTCCTCAAACAGCTCGGCAAAATCCAGCGGCTTCTTCACCAGCGCAGGCGCAGCGGCTCCCAGGAAATCCTTCAAAAAACACATGCCAATGATGGCCAGCCCCGTGCCCCAGGCATACGGATGGCAGTACCAGGGCAGGCGATGACGCATCTCCGGTACGGTGTCATAATATTTCCACGCACCGATGGCGCTCATGCCCAGCAGCGGACTGATGGCAACGCCGGTGATTTCTGAAACGCCCTCCGCCAGGGCCACCCCAGGCACGATCATGTCCGCACGCAGCTTTTTGGCCAGTGACTCTGCTTCAGGCGTAGGCGGAGTTTCCTGAGCCGTGGCGGGGGCAAGAGTCAAGAGCCCCAGCACAGCGGCCAGGCAGGCAGATTTAAGGAAGGATGCATTCATGGCGGTGACATCTGAAGGTTGCTCTGCACAGACAATCGCAAAGAATGCCGCATCTGCGGTCATTGCCAGTTACAATTTTCATCTCATCTCCCACCCCTTGCAAAACGCCGCTCGCACATGGCCCGATTCCGTGCATAGTCTCCGATGCCTTTCAAAGCTCTGGGCCTCGACGCCAAAATTCTCCAAGCCATTTCCGAAGCCGGTTATACTGAACCGACGCCCATCCAGGCCGCCGCCATCCCGCCCATCATTGCCGGAAACGACCTCATCGGCATTGCCCAGACAGGCACTGGGAAAACCGCCGCTTTCACCCTTCCCGTGCTCACCCTGCTGGCCGCTGCGCAGGGCAAACGCGGTACCAAAGTGCTCATCCTCGCCCCTACCCGCGAGCTGGTCGTCCAGATTGAAGAAAACGTACTGGCCTACGCCAAGCACCTGCCGCTGACCATCGCCAAAGTCTTCGGCGGAGTCGGCGAGCGCCCGCAGATCAACTCCCTGCGCAACGGCTGCGACATCGTCATCGCCACCCCCGGTCGTCTCATTGACCTCATGGGCCAGGGCCACGGCGACTTCAGCGGATTGCAGCACCTGGTCCTCGACGAAGCCGACCGCATGCTGGACATGGGCTTCCTGCCCAGCATCAAGCGCATCGTCCAAAAGATGCCGCGCAAACGCCAGACGCTGATGTTCTCCGCCACGCTCTCCAAGGAGATCGAATCGCTGACGCACGAGTTTCAAAATCATCCCAAGATCGTCCAGATCGGCCGCCGCTCCAATCCGGCGGAAACGGTGACGCAGCTTGTTTATGAGGTGCCCGTTCACCTGAAACCCTCCCTGCTCAGCCACCTGCTGAAGGACGACCAGATGGACATGGTGCTCGTCTTTACCCGCACCAAGCACGGTGCCGACCGCGTGGCCCGCAAGCTGGAGCAGACCGGTGTCAAATGCGCCACGCTGCACGCCAACCGCTCCCAAAACCAGCGCCTCAAAGCCCTGGCCGATTTCAAATCCGGCGCGGTTCGCGTCCTGGTGGCCACCGACATCGCCGCACGCGGCATTGACGTGGACGGCATCTCCCATGTGGTGAACTACGACTTCCCCATGCATGCGGAAGATTACGTGCACCGCATCGGCCGCACCGGTCGTGCCCAGGCCATTGGCGATGCCATCAGCTTCATCAGCCCTGAGGACCAGGCTCCTCTGCGCAGCCTGGAGCGGTTCATCAATCGCGGTCTCATCCGCAAAAAAGCGGAAGGTTTTGACTACAATGCCTCCGCTCCTCCACGCAGCGAAGAGCCGCCCCGTTATCGCGATCCCCGCAGCCGCCAACAGGGAGGTGGCCGTGGTGGACGCCCACAGGGCCAAGGTGGCCAGGGCCAAAACGGTCAGGGTGGACAAGGCGGCCAGCCACGTAAGGATGGCGGCGGCAGAGCTTCCGGTGACCGGCAGGCACGGCCGCAAGGTGGCGCACGCGATACCCGCCCTCAGGGCAATGCCCGACCCCCACGCCAAGGCCAGGGACGCCCGCAGGGCGACTCCACAGCCTCCAGCACGTCTTCTGACTCCGAAAGCGGCAGCAAGCGCAGCCTATGGAAGCGCCTTTCGGGCCGCTAAGAGACCGTCTTCCTCAAGGAGCGGGACTTGCCAAAGTCCCTGCTTTTCCAGCGCCGCGAAGAGCGGCAGCTTCTCCCAAGACTTCCCTGCAAAGGCATCGGTCGTGGTGACGTTTGATCTTGCCTGTTCATCCGGCAGTCCTCACGCTACCTACCATGCGACTTATTCTATTGCCCTTCCTTCTCCTGGCCACTTCCGTCCGGGCTGACTTCACCAGCGAGCAGCAGCAGGTCCCCCTGGAAGTGCTGCCCACGGATGCCACGAAAGCCAAGGTGGTCCTCCTGGCAGGCACCCCGAGCAACAAACCCGGCCAGCACGAATACTTCGCCGGTTGCGCCCTGCTGATGGACTGGCTGAAAAGCGCCCCCAATGTCGCACCAGTCATGGTCGCCGAGGGCTGGCCTAAAAATGAAGCGGTGCTGGATGGCGCGCGCTGCGTAGTGATCTTCATGGATGGTGGGGACAAGCTTTCCTTCCTGGCCCCGGACCGCTGGGCACGCATGAAAGCCCTGGCGGAAAGCGGCACCGGTTTGGTCATCCTTCACCAGGCCATTGACTGCCCGCCGGACCGCGCGGCGGATTTTAAAAATTGGTTCGGCGCGGTGTTCCAGAGCGACATCGGCTGCCGGGGCCACTGGGATGTAAAGTTTGATTCCGTGCCCGCCCATCCCATCAACCAGGGCCTGTCTCCGTTTAAACTGCTCAAGGACGGCTGGCTCTACAACCTTCATTTTGCCGACCAGGGTGTGACCCATCTCCTGACAAGCCCTATGC
Encoded proteins:
- a CDS encoding DEAD/DEAH box helicase; this encodes MPFKALGLDAKILQAISEAGYTEPTPIQAAAIPPIIAGNDLIGIAQTGTGKTAAFTLPVLTLLAAAQGKRGTKVLILAPTRELVVQIEENVLAYAKHLPLTIAKVFGGVGERPQINSLRNGCDIVIATPGRLIDLMGQGHGDFSGLQHLVLDEADRMLDMGFLPSIKRIVQKMPRKRQTLMFSATLSKEIESLTHEFQNHPKIVQIGRRSNPAETVTQLVYEVPVHLKPSLLSHLLKDDQMDMVLVFTRTKHGADRVARKLEQTGVKCATLHANRSQNQRLKALADFKSGAVRVLVATDIAARGIDVDGISHVVNYDFPMHAEDYVHRIGRTGRAQAIGDAISFISPEDQAPLRSLERFINRGLIRKKAEGFDYNASAPPRSEEPPRYRDPRSRQQGGGRGGRPQGQGGQGQNGQGGQGGQPRKDGGGRASGDRQARPQGGARDTRPQGNARPPRQGQGRPQGDSTASSTSSDSESGSKRSLWKRLSGR
- a CDS encoding ThuA domain-containing protein; protein product: MRLILLPFLLLATSVRADFTSEQQQVPLEVLPTDATKAKVVLLAGTPSNKPGQHEYFAGCALLMDWLKSAPNVAPVMVAEGWPKNEAVLDGARCVVIFMDGGDKLSFLAPDRWARMKALAESGTGLVILHQAIDCPPDRAADFKNWFGAVFQSDIGCRGHWDVKFDSVPAHPINQGLSPFKLLKDGWLYNLHFADQGVTHLLTSPMPDSSRKNDAAKANAGRAETVAWAYDRPDGGRSFGFTGCDLHSNWAEANQRKLLLNGILWTSKLDVPEKGMDSQTTPEALAKNWDRKVFLKKPAKAVK